The proteins below are encoded in one region of Amycolatopsis acidiphila:
- the sucC gene encoding ADP-forming succinate--CoA ligase subunit beta: MDLYEYQAKDLFAAHGVPVLPGAVASTPEEAQAAAERIGGQVVVKAQVKTGGRGKAGGVKLAKDPVEAREKADAILGLDIKGHITRRVLVTEASDIAEEYYFSFLLDRTNRTFLAMASAEGGMEIEQLAVERPDALAKVPVDPIAGVDKAKALEILTEGRFPEVIKERAADAVVKLWETFVAEDATLVEVNPLVRDPQDRIVALDGKVTLDENASFRHPGHEELVDKQAEDPLEAKAKAKDLNYVKLDGEVGIIGNGAGLVMSTLDVVAYAGERHGGVKPANFLDIGGGASAEVMAAGLDVILNDPAVKSVFVNVFGGITACDAVATGIVEALKILGDEATKPLVVRLDGNNVDEGRRILNDANHPLVTQVDTMDNAADKAAELAAAGA, translated from the coding sequence GTGGACCTCTACGAGTACCAGGCGAAGGATCTCTTCGCCGCCCATGGTGTGCCGGTTTTGCCCGGTGCCGTTGCGAGTACCCCGGAAGAAGCGCAGGCTGCTGCCGAGAGGATCGGTGGTCAGGTTGTGGTGAAGGCTCAGGTGAAGACTGGGGGTCGGGGTAAGGCTGGTGGTGTGAAGCTGGCCAAGGATCCGGTCGAGGCGAGGGAGAAGGCGGATGCCATCCTCGGGTTGGACATCAAGGGCCATATCACGCGCCGTGTGTTGGTGACCGAGGCGTCCGATATTGCGGAGGAGTATTACTTTTCCTTCCTGCTGGACCGCACGAACCGCACCTTCCTGGCGATGGCCTCGGCCGAGGGGGGTATGGAGATCGAGCAGTTGGCTGTGGAGCGGCCGGACGCGCTCGCGAAGGTCCCGGTCGACCCGATCGCGGGGGTGGATAAGGCGAAGGCGTTGGAGATCCTGACCGAGGGCCGCTTCCCTGAGGTGATCAAGGAGCGGGCCGCGGACGCGGTGGTGAAGCTGTGGGAGACCTTCGTCGCCGAGGACGCCACTCTGGTGGAGGTCAACCCGCTGGTCCGCGATCCGCAGGACAGGATCGTCGCCCTGGATGGCAAGGTCACCCTGGATGAGAACGCTTCCTTCCGCCACCCGGGGCACGAGGAGTTGGTGGACAAGCAGGCCGAGGACCCGTTGGAGGCCAAGGCCAAGGCGAAGGACCTCAACTATGTCAAGCTCGACGGTGAGGTCGGCATCATCGGTAACGGTGCCGGGCTGGTGATGTCCACTCTGGATGTGGTCGCCTACGCCGGGGAGCGCCATGGTGGGGTGAAGCCGGCGAACTTCCTCGACATCGGTGGCGGTGCGTCGGCGGAGGTGATGGCCGCGGGGCTGGACGTCATCCTCAACGACCCGGCCGTGAAGAGCGTGTTCGTGAACGTGTTCGGCGGTATCACCGCTTGTGACGCGGTCGCGACCGGCATTGTGGAGGCGTTGAAGATCCTGGGTGACGAGGCCACCAAACCGTTGGTCGTCCGGCTCGATGGCAACAACGTCGACGAAGGCCGCCGGATCCTCAACGACGCCAACCACCCGCTGGTCACCCAGGTGGACACCATGGACAACGCGGCGGACAAGGCTGCCGAGCTCGCGGCGGCAGGAGCGTAA
- the sucD gene encoding succinate--CoA ligase subunit alpha, with translation MSIFLDSHSKIIVQGITGSEGTKHATKMLQAGANIVGGVNARKAGQTVTIAGKDLTVFGTVEEAIKETGADVSVIFVPPKFAKDAVIEAIDAEIPLAVVITEGIPVHDSAYFWAHAVAKGNTTRIIGPNCPGVISPGKSNAGIIPADITGPGKIGLVSKSGTLTYQMMYELRDIGFSTAVGIGGDPVIGTTHIDALEAFQNDPDTEVIVMIGEIGGDAEERAATYINQNVTKPVVGYVAGFTAPEGKTMGHAGAIVSGSAGTAQAKKEALEAAGVKVGKTPSETADLARELYNNLH, from the coding sequence ATGTCGATTTTCCTTGACTCCCACAGCAAGATCATCGTGCAGGGCATCACCGGGTCCGAGGGCACCAAACACGCGACCAAGATGCTGCAGGCCGGGGCGAACATCGTCGGCGGGGTGAACGCCCGCAAGGCCGGGCAGACCGTCACCATCGCCGGTAAGGACCTCACCGTGTTCGGCACGGTCGAGGAAGCCATCAAGGAGACCGGCGCCGACGTGTCGGTCATTTTCGTGCCGCCGAAGTTCGCCAAGGACGCCGTGATCGAGGCCATCGACGCCGAGATCCCGCTGGCCGTGGTGATCACCGAGGGCATCCCGGTGCACGACTCCGCCTACTTCTGGGCGCACGCCGTGGCGAAGGGCAACACCACCCGCATCATCGGCCCGAACTGCCCCGGCGTCATCTCCCCCGGCAAGTCCAACGCCGGCATCATCCCAGCCGACATCACCGGCCCCGGCAAGATCGGCCTGGTGTCCAAGTCCGGCACCCTGACCTACCAGATGATGTACGAACTACGTGACATCGGGTTCTCCACCGCGGTCGGGATCGGCGGGGACCCGGTCATCGGCACCACCCACATCGACGCCCTCGAAGCCTTCCAGAACGACCCCGACACCGAGGTCATCGTCATGATCGGCGAGATCGGCGGCGACGCCGAAGAACGCGCCGCCACCTACATCAACCAGAACGTGACCAAACCCGTCGTCGGATACGTCGCGGGCTTCACCGCCCCCGAAGGCAAAACCATGGGCCACGCCGGCGCCATCGTCTCCGGCTCCGCCGGCACCGCCCAAGCCAAAAAAGAAGCCCTCGAAGCCGCAGGCGTCAAAGTCGGCAAAACACCCTCCGAAACCGCCGACCTCGCCCGAGAGCTGTACAACAACCTGCACTGA
- a CDS encoding DUF5336 domain-containing protein: MTFPSGGPGYPQQGGGAQPNPQAPGPGGFPQQQGAPSLSSINLPMVLTLVVAVLGIVNYFIGFSEEASGSDQALLFLLVGGLLAGLSMLPRGPKALPFAVLFSVLGGLYAILSVVRVPSGADTPGIMTVILILGILQLLVAVAALLFEYNVLKLPATGQRPAYPPYGQPGPYGQPQQGPEQQGGPQGTQFVPPVAPQSTVYAPQHGQFYQPQQPESGPQQQQQQPGTGTPPGGFGQQS, from the coding sequence ATGACCTTCCCCAGTGGTGGGCCGGGTTACCCCCAGCAGGGTGGCGGCGCACAACCCAATCCCCAGGCCCCCGGCCCCGGTGGCTTCCCGCAGCAGCAGGGAGCGCCCAGCCTGTCGTCGATCAACCTGCCCATGGTGCTCACCCTGGTCGTGGCGGTGCTCGGCATCGTCAACTACTTCATCGGCTTCTCCGAGGAAGCCTCCGGCTCCGACCAGGCGCTGCTGTTCCTGCTGGTCGGCGGCCTGCTCGCAGGCCTTTCGATGCTCCCGCGCGGGCCGAAGGCGCTCCCGTTCGCGGTGCTGTTCAGCGTGCTCGGCGGGCTCTACGCGATCCTGTCGGTCGTCCGCGTGCCCTCCGGCGCCGACACGCCCGGCATCATGACCGTCATCCTGATCCTGGGCATCCTGCAGCTGCTGGTCGCGGTGGCCGCGCTGCTGTTCGAGTACAACGTGCTCAAGCTGCCTGCCACCGGTCAGCGCCCCGCCTACCCGCCCTACGGCCAGCCCGGCCCGTACGGTCAGCCGCAACAGGGCCCGGAGCAGCAGGGCGGCCCGCAGGGCACGCAGTTCGTCCCGCCGGTGGCGCCGCAGTCGACGGTCTACGCCCCGCAGCACGGCCAGTTCTACCAGCCGCAGCAGCCGGAGTCCGGGCCCCAGCAGCAACAGCAGCAGCCGGGCACCGGTACCCCGCCCGGTGGGTTCGGTCAGCAGAGCTGA
- a CDS encoding cell division protein PerM: MQLLTPPSPAEEEVNDLRDTGELSGAARAKVVIAAAFGPLIAGYALVVALFALVTALASIARFSVLGVLRAAAPGLLAAYQVPVTIAGSNLGVLPLLATVGVGALVAGSAAHAAGRLRYREPGQAVNVVAPIAATHALAGITVALTVDTVRVSIEPLTAFLVPGFVAAVAATAGVARRCGIAAAARDYLDPVALRGLRAGALGMVGLFAVGALVFTVGLGASVHTAATLFSSNSPGFGSGVGMLLLSVGYLPNAIVATLSFVAGPGFSLGSVSLTPFAYQGGNVPGLPLLAGMPEHAARWWPVLMLLPAAVGVFVGWSLRHSDEDPRARLRTVGIAGALIGFGCVLLGMLAGGRLGAGSFNPVSVPVGLLSVAAFGWIVVPGGLVAWLAGPHRVPAPVVVEEPEPEDFDDSEELEEPAELEDVDEAEEPEEADESDEADEPEEAEEPEEDEGDDAAEESPPTSEEPEQPS, translated from the coding sequence ATGCAGTTGCTCACCCCGCCTTCCCCTGCCGAGGAAGAGGTGAACGACCTGCGCGACACGGGTGAGCTGAGCGGCGCGGCACGCGCGAAGGTCGTCATCGCGGCCGCGTTCGGGCCGCTGATCGCCGGCTATGCCCTCGTCGTCGCGCTGTTCGCGCTGGTCACGGCGCTCGCGTCGATCGCGCGCTTCTCCGTCCTCGGCGTCCTGCGCGCCGCGGCCCCCGGACTGCTCGCGGCCTATCAGGTGCCGGTCACGATCGCGGGCAGCAACCTGGGAGTGCTGCCGCTGCTCGCCACCGTCGGCGTCGGTGCGCTGGTCGCCGGTTCGGCCGCGCACGCCGCCGGCCGTCTCCGTTATCGCGAGCCGGGGCAGGCGGTGAACGTGGTGGCGCCCATCGCCGCGACGCACGCACTGGCCGGGATCACGGTCGCGCTCACCGTCGACACCGTGCGGGTCAGCATCGAACCCCTCACCGCGTTCCTGGTGCCCGGGTTCGTCGCCGCCGTGGCCGCGACGGCGGGTGTCGCGAGGCGTTGTGGCATCGCGGCGGCCGCACGTGACTACCTGGACCCGGTCGCACTGCGCGGGCTGCGGGCGGGAGCGCTCGGGATGGTGGGCCTGTTCGCGGTCGGGGCGCTGGTGTTCACGGTCGGTCTCGGTGCCTCCGTGCACACGGCCGCGACCCTGTTCTCGAGCAACTCTCCCGGGTTCGGCAGTGGCGTCGGCATGCTGCTGCTGTCCGTTGGCTACCTGCCCAACGCCATCGTGGCCACGCTCTCGTTCGTCGCGGGGCCGGGGTTCTCCCTGGGTTCGGTCTCGCTGACCCCGTTCGCCTACCAGGGCGGGAACGTGCCCGGGCTGCCCTTGCTCGCGGGGATGCCCGAGCACGCCGCGCGGTGGTGGCCGGTGTTGATGCTGCTGCCCGCAGCGGTCGGGGTGTTCGTCGGCTGGTCGCTGCGGCACAGCGACGAGGACCCGCGGGCCCGGCTGCGCACGGTCGGCATCGCCGGTGCGCTGATCGGGTTCGGCTGCGTCCTGCTCGGCATGCTCGCGGGCGGCAGGCTCGGTGCCGGCAGCTTCAACCCGGTCTCGGTGCCGGTCGGGCTCCTGTCGGTGGCCGCGTTCGGCTGGATCGTCGTGCCCGGAGGGCTGGTGGCCTGGCTCGCCGGCCCGCATCGTGTCCCCGCGCCGGTCGTCGTAGAGGAACCCGAACCCGAGGACTTCGACGACTCCGAGGAGCTTGAGGAGCCGGCGGAACTCGAGGACGTCGACGAGGCCGAGGAGCCTGAAGAAGCCGACGAGAGCGACGAAGCCGACGAGCCGGAAGAGGCCGAAGAGCCCGAAGAAGACGAAGGCGACGACGCCGCCGAGGAGTCCCCGCCCACCTCCGAGGAGCCCGAACAGCCCAGCTAG
- the purN gene encoding phosphoribosylglycinamide formyltransferase, with protein MDLPTPVKVVVLASGSGTLMQALIEATRRPGYPADVVAVGTDRAGAEALTKAERADVPHFSVRLSDHPDRAAWDKALAEAVGAYEPDLVVSAGFMKLLGNDFLARFANRVINTHPALLPSFPGMHAVADALAMGVKVSGSTVHFVDAGMDTGPIIAQEAVVVETDDDEARLHERIKVVERRLLVEVVERLGRGGCTVDGRKVIFR; from the coding sequence TTGGACCTGCCCACGCCGGTGAAGGTGGTCGTGCTCGCGTCCGGTTCGGGCACGCTCATGCAGGCACTCATCGAAGCCACCCGTCGGCCGGGATATCCGGCCGACGTGGTCGCCGTCGGCACCGATCGCGCCGGTGCCGAAGCGCTGACCAAGGCCGAACGCGCGGACGTGCCCCATTTCAGCGTGCGGCTGAGCGACCATCCCGACCGCGCCGCCTGGGACAAGGCGCTCGCCGAGGCGGTCGGCGCCTACGAGCCCGATCTCGTGGTGTCCGCGGGCTTCATGAAGCTGCTGGGCAACGACTTCCTCGCTCGTTTCGCCAACCGGGTGATCAACACGCATCCCGCGCTGCTGCCGTCGTTCCCCGGCATGCACGCGGTGGCCGACGCACTGGCCATGGGGGTCAAGGTGAGCGGGTCCACGGTGCACTTCGTGGACGCGGGAATGGACACCGGCCCGATCATCGCGCAGGAGGCCGTCGTGGTCGAGACCGACGACGACGAGGCCCGGCTGCACGAACGGATCAAGGTGGTCGAGCGGCGACTGCTCGTCGAAGTGGTGGAGCGGCTGGGCCGGGGAGGATGCACTGTGGACGGACGAAAGGTGATTTTCCGGTGA
- the purH gene encoding bifunctional phosphoribosylaminoimidazolecarboxamide formyltransferase/IMP cyclohydrolase — protein MHCGRTKGDFPVTGRRAVKRALIGVSDKAGLLELGTGLHAAGVEIVSTGGTARTLADAGVPVTPVEQVTGFPESFDGRVKTLHPRVHAGLLADRDRPEHVEQLRELDIAPFDLLVVNLYPFRETVASGASPEDCVENIDIGGPAMVRAAAKNHGSVAVVVDPKRYDWVLERVRDGGFDFEDRKRLAAQAYAHTAAYDMAVSAWFANVYAPADDSGFPDVTGATWERGEILRYGENPHQKAAVYTHWRDGLAHAEQLHGKAMSYNNYVDTDAARRAAADFAEPAVAIIKHANPCGIAVGADVAEAHRKAHACDPVSAYGGVIASNRPVTLAAAEQIAEVFTEVVLAPSFDEDALEVLQRKKNIRLLRLPELRNPDPVEFRPISGGMLVQTVDRIDAPGDDPANWTLATGEAADEETLADLEFAWRALRAVKSNAILLANGRATVGVGMGQVNRVDSSRLAVQRAGERAKGSVGASDAYFPFPDGLEVLLEAGVRAVVQPGGSIRDPEVIAAAEEAGVTLYLTGTRHFTH, from the coding sequence ATGCACTGTGGACGGACGAAAGGTGATTTTCCGGTGACTGGACGGCGGGCGGTCAAGCGGGCCCTGATCGGTGTTTCGGACAAGGCGGGCCTGCTGGAGCTCGGCACCGGCCTGCACGCCGCGGGGGTGGAGATCGTGTCCACCGGCGGCACGGCCAGGACGCTGGCCGACGCCGGGGTGCCGGTCACCCCGGTCGAGCAGGTCACCGGGTTCCCGGAGTCCTTCGACGGCCGGGTGAAGACGCTGCACCCGCGCGTGCACGCCGGCCTGCTGGCAGACCGGGACCGGCCCGAGCACGTCGAGCAGCTGCGCGAGCTGGACATCGCGCCGTTCGACCTGCTGGTGGTGAACCTCTACCCGTTCCGGGAGACGGTCGCGTCCGGTGCGAGCCCGGAGGACTGCGTCGAGAACATCGACATCGGCGGCCCGGCGATGGTTCGCGCGGCGGCGAAGAACCACGGCAGCGTCGCTGTCGTCGTCGACCCGAAGCGTTACGACTGGGTGCTGGAGCGCGTGCGCGACGGCGGGTTCGACTTCGAGGACCGCAAGCGGCTCGCGGCGCAGGCCTACGCGCACACGGCCGCCTATGACATGGCCGTGTCCGCCTGGTTCGCCAACGTCTACGCGCCCGCGGACGACTCCGGGTTCCCGGACGTCACCGGTGCGACCTGGGAGCGCGGGGAGATCCTGCGCTACGGGGAGAACCCGCACCAGAAGGCCGCGGTGTACACGCACTGGCGGGACGGGCTGGCGCACGCCGAGCAGCTGCACGGCAAGGCCATGTCCTACAACAACTACGTCGACACCGATGCCGCGCGCCGGGCCGCCGCGGACTTCGCCGAGCCCGCGGTCGCGATCATCAAGCACGCCAACCCGTGCGGTATCGCGGTCGGCGCCGATGTCGCGGAGGCGCACCGGAAGGCGCACGCGTGCGACCCGGTGTCCGCGTACGGCGGGGTGATCGCCAGCAACCGGCCGGTCACCCTGGCGGCGGCCGAGCAGATCGCCGAGGTGTTCACCGAGGTGGTGCTCGCCCCGTCCTTCGACGAAGACGCGCTGGAAGTGTTGCAGCGCAAGAAGAACATCCGTCTGCTGCGGCTGCCGGAACTGCGCAACCCGGACCCGGTCGAGTTCCGGCCGATCTCCGGCGGCATGCTCGTGCAGACCGTCGACCGGATCGACGCCCCCGGTGACGACCCGGCGAACTGGACGCTGGCCACCGGCGAGGCGGCGGACGAGGAGACGCTCGCCGACCTGGAGTTCGCCTGGCGGGCGCTGCGCGCGGTGAAGTCGAACGCGATCCTGCTCGCCAACGGCCGCGCGACGGTCGGGGTCGGCATGGGGCAGGTCAACCGGGTCGACTCGTCGCGGCTGGCGGTGCAGCGGGCCGGTGAGCGGGCCAAGGGCTCGGTCGGGGCCTCGGATGCCTACTTCCCGTTCCCGGACGGGCTCGAGGTGCTGCTCGAGGCCGGGGTGCGGGCGGTCGTGCAGCCGGGCGGGTCGATCCGCGACCCGGAGGTCATCGCCGCTGCCGAGGAGGCCGGCGTGACCCTGTACCTGACTGGTACCCGCCACTTCACGCACTGA
- a CDS encoding DNA polymerase Y family protein: MNLPVRMLVVWCPDWPAVAAGLAAAVPAHLPAAVFSANRVVACSAPARAAGVRRGMRRRDAQSRCPELTVFATDEGRDARLFEPVAAAVEELAVGVEVVRPGLLAVPVDGAAGYFGGEQALAELLMDQVSGRAGVECQIGVADGLFGATLAAHRSAIVDRGSTKDFLAPLGITELDQPESDRAELVDLLRRLGLRTLGAFAALTERDVVSRFGNPGLLAHRLAGGLSERPPHRRRPPPELSVPKEFDPPLDRVDAAAFMARTLAERFHAGLAAHGLACTRLGIYATTENGEELSRVWRCAEPLTPQGIADRVRWQFEGWLRADVRDRPTAGVARLRLEPEETVEGNSLQLGLWRGGAHGMSDEQDERAGRALVRVQGLLGPESVFTAVLDGGRGPAERVRLVPWGDQREATSPPETAWPGRLPQPSPATVFAEPVPARVKDAAGEEVSLTRRRELTAPPSVVALPGTKPRQVLDWAGPWVVEPRWGGTGSQVRIQVLLAGEPALAVLLTRTDEKWTVEGMYD; the protein is encoded by the coding sequence ATGAACCTCCCCGTGCGCATGCTCGTCGTGTGGTGTCCGGACTGGCCGGCGGTCGCCGCGGGGCTTGCCGCCGCCGTACCGGCGCACCTGCCCGCCGCGGTGTTCTCCGCCAACCGCGTCGTCGCCTGCTCCGCCCCCGCGCGCGCCGCCGGGGTCCGGCGTGGCATGCGGCGCCGCGACGCGCAGTCCCGCTGTCCCGAACTCACGGTCTTCGCCACGGACGAGGGGCGGGACGCGCGGCTGTTCGAGCCCGTCGCGGCCGCCGTGGAGGAGCTCGCCGTCGGCGTCGAGGTGGTGCGGCCGGGCCTGCTGGCCGTACCGGTCGACGGGGCGGCCGGCTACTTCGGCGGCGAGCAGGCCCTCGCCGAACTACTCATGGACCAGGTGTCCGGCCGCGCGGGTGTCGAGTGCCAGATCGGCGTCGCCGACGGGCTGTTCGGCGCCACGCTCGCCGCGCACCGCTCGGCCATCGTCGACCGGGGATCCACAAAGGACTTCCTCGCCCCGCTGGGCATCACCGAGCTCGACCAGCCGGAGTCCGACCGCGCCGAGCTCGTGGACCTGTTGCGCCGCCTGGGTTTGCGCACCCTCGGCGCGTTCGCTGCGCTCACCGAGCGGGACGTGGTCTCCCGCTTCGGCAATCCCGGCCTGCTCGCACACCGCCTCGCGGGCGGCCTGTCCGAACGCCCGCCGCACCGCCGCCGCCCGCCGCCGGAACTGTCCGTCCCCAAGGAGTTCGACCCCCCGCTGGACCGGGTGGACGCCGCCGCGTTCATGGCCAGGACCCTCGCCGAGCGGTTCCACGCCGGGCTCGCCGCACACGGCCTTGCCTGCACCCGCCTCGGCATCTACGCCACCACCGAAAACGGCGAGGAGCTGAGCCGGGTGTGGCGCTGCGCGGAACCGCTGACCCCGCAAGGCATCGCCGACCGGGTCCGCTGGCAGTTCGAAGGCTGGCTGCGCGCCGACGTCCGCGACCGGCCCACCGCCGGGGTCGCCAGGCTGCGGCTCGAACCGGAGGAGACCGTCGAGGGCAATTCCCTGCAGCTCGGTCTCTGGCGCGGCGGCGCACACGGCATGTCCGACGAGCAGGACGAGCGGGCGGGCCGGGCGCTCGTCCGCGTACAGGGCTTGCTGGGCCCGGAAAGCGTGTTCACCGCCGTGCTCGACGGCGGCCGCGGCCCCGCCGAACGGGTCCGGCTGGTGCCGTGGGGCGACCAGCGAGAGGCGACGAGCCCGCCGGAGACGGCGTGGCCGGGCCGGTTGCCGCAACCGTCCCCGGCGACGGTGTTCGCCGAGCCGGTGCCGGCGCGGGTGAAGGACGCGGCAGGCGAAGAGGTCTCGCTCACCCGCCGCCGCGAGCTCACCGCCCCGCCGTCCGTGGTCGCACTGCCCGGCACCAAGCCGCGGCAGGTCCTGGACTGGGCCGGCCCGTGGGTGGTCGAGCCCCGCTGGGGCGGCACCGGCAGTCAGGTCCGGATCCAGGTGCTGCTGGCCGGCGAGCCGGCACTGGCCGTGTTGCTCACCAGAACCGACGAGAAATGGACCGTCGAAGGGATGTACGACTGA